ACGGAAGTAATCAGTGTCCCAAAGGATTATTTACAGCCAAGGGCTCTTCAGTCCCAGAAAGATCTATTAAACAATGAAGCTAAAACTATTTTTATGTCTATTGTTCCTATAGAAAAAGGCGAACAGATCATGACAACTAAACTTTCAATGCTCGGTATTGACACCGGCATATCTGCTGTCATTCCTACAGGCAAAAGAGCTGTAACACATGTTTTTGACGGTTCTATAATATCTGGTATCATAAAGCCCGGCAACAAAGTAGATATTATAGGAGTATTTGAATATCCGGACAAAGACGGTCATATGGAACAGGTTTCAAAGACCATACTTCAAAATGTGTTAGTTCTTTCTGTAGGTAAAGATGTTATTGGCGCGGTAAAGAAATCAGGTATAAAAAAGGGAGAAAAGGACCTTGTTTTAGAACCCCTGGAAAGTAGGATACCTATTTCGTTTGCCATTACTCCTGAAGAGGCCAATTTTTTATCAATTGCTTCTGAAAAAGGAAACATTACCATTGCATTAAGGTCAATGGGAGATGATGTTATCGTAGAAACAAAGGAAACAAGGCTAAAAGACATATCAGATAAAATAGTTCCTGATATAAAGGCAAACCCGCAGGATAGCAAGATCCCTGGCCAATACATAAAGGAGATGGAGAAAAGGCAAAAGGAAGCCCTTGAAATGTTAAAAAAATACCAAAAAAAATGAAGCTCCCTGGTCTTACTACCATGGTATCTTCATTTTCTTCGGCAAAATCCCCCGAAGCATCCGCCTACGCTAAACACGTTGCCAATAGACACGGCTATTCGCCGCATTGACAACGCAGCTTCGGCGGATCCCCTTCTTCGTATTCATCTGCGAAGGGGGATAAAGACACAAATTATGAAAGTAATCCTTACAAAGCCGAATTATAAAAGCTTTTTTGTTACGCCTCCCCTGGGTTTAGGTTATCTGGCTTCTCATTTAAAAAAAGAAAATATTGATACCGTAATCATTGACGGTTTGAGGGAAAATCTTGGATTAAAAGATTTAACTGACAGGATACTTGGTGAGAAGCCGGATGTAGTAGGTATAAACTGTCTTTCTGACTATTACAAAGAAGTTATTCAATTATCTAAACTAATCAAGCAAAAAAATATTCCATGTATTATCGGAGGCACCCATCCGACATTCCTGCCGTATCAAACCTTATTGGAATCAAATGCAGATTACGTTATTTGCGGCGAAGGGGAAATACCGTTATTGAAACTGATAAAAAATAACCTTGTCAATGACAATATCCCCGGAGTTATTTCAAGAACAAATTGGGAAAACAGCACGAATATAAAGACAAAGGCAGAAATAATAAAAAATCTGGACGATGTTCCTTTCCCTGACTGGGTACAAATAAATCCTAATAAATATAGTGCCGCACCTCTTGGATTTCTGATAAAAAATTCTCCTCTAGCTGCGCTTGTTACCTCGCGCGGCTGCCCTTATGGCTGTACTTTCTGCGCCACTCCGAACTTTTACGACCATAAAATAAGGTTCCGGTCTCCGGAGAATGTGATTGAAGAAATTAAATATCTAACCAGGACTTTCGGAGTTAAAGAAATACATTTTATAGATGACAATTTAACGTTAGACCGCAGCCGTATACTAAATATCTGCAGATTGCTAATAAATAATAATATAAAAATAAGCTGGGTTTGTTCAAACGGGATCAGGGCTGACACGTTAGATGAAGAATTAGTGGCTTTAATGAAAGCATCAGGGTGTTATTTTGTAGGGATAGGTATTGAATCAGCTAATCGCAATATCTTAAATAATATTAAAAAAGGTGAATCCTTGGACACGATAATTAATGCTATCAGACTTATAAGCAAGCATGGCATACAGTGCCAGGGCCTTTTTATTATTGGATTACCCGGAGAGACAATAAATACCGTAAATGAAACTATAAATTTTGCTAAGAAACACCCTCTAACCAGGGCAGACTTTGGAATATTAAATTTATTCCCGGGTTGTAAGATATGGGAAGATTTACCAGAAGACCTTAAAACCAAAAGTTATAAAGACAGCAAATTTAATTCACTTAGTTTGTTTACCGATTTAGACAGGAAATATCTAAAAAATATTTTTAGAAAAGCTTTTATAAGTTTTTATTTCAGGCCGCGGATACTATTTGCTGCAATTAGATATTTAAGGCTCAGGCAATTGAAATATATTTTCAGGATGTTATTTAAAGAGTACTTTCTCATTACATAGTAATAAATGTTTCATAGGAGTAATATAATGGGGAAAGTTATATCTATTTTCCAGGTAAAAGAAGGCCTTTACCAGACCATACTTTGCCTGAATCTTGCAATATCTTTGGCAAAACAAACAAAAGAAAATTGCGTAATTATTGATTTAAGCTTTAGCGGAAAAAATGAGTTTTCTACGCTTATGGATTATAAGCCGGATAAATCTATTTTAGATATAGTTCCGCTGTTGAGAAAATTAGACAGCAAGCTGATAAAAGGGTATATTTCTTCTCATTCTTCAGGAATATCCATTATAACGGGGATCGAAAATCAAAAAAAGTCATTACTTGAAGCGGGTACTATAGCCGAATTAATTTTTTTAATAGCTTCGGTTTATCCTTTTACGCTGATCACAACGTCATTCGATTATGATAACCAGTTAATTTCTATACTGGAGTCCTCAGACCTTGCTTTATTAACCGTGTCCCCAAATTTGCTCTCTCTAAGCCATGCAAACACTTTATTAGATGCATTAAAGCTTTGGCATTTTCCTTTAAGCATTGTAAAACCGGTATTAAATAAGCCGCAAAAATATGACATGGATATAAAGTATGTTGAGGGACATTTAGGGATGCAAATTTTTCATGAATTAGCTTATGATAAGGATGCAATTAATATATCTATTAATGAATCAAAGCCCATTGTCCTGTTGTGGCCAAACAATAAATTTTCTGTGGATATAAATAGTCTTGCAAAAAAGATGCTTTCAAGTGAAACCTATTCAGGAATAGTTAAAAGGGAAAAGATGATAAGTAATGAAGCGATTCTATCTGGAGGAGCCGATGTAAATACTATAGGGTCATCAAACAGCAGTATTGACTATATTGAGTTAAAACAAAAAATACATAAAAAACTTATTTCGAAGCTTGATCTTAAAAATACCGACCTTGAGAACTTGGCAGATAAGCATAAAATGGAAGAAGTAAAGGATAAAACCAGAAAAATTATACAGGATCTTTTGGCGAATGAAAAAAAAGACCTGTCGAGAGAAGAACGATATAATCTTGTTGAAGAAATGATAAATGAAGTGTTAGGGCTCGGTTGTTTGGAGCAATTCTTAAATAACCCTGACATCACGGAAATAATGGTAAATGGCCCGAAT
This genomic stretch from Candidatus Liberimonas magnetica harbors:
- the cpaB gene encoding Flp pilus assembly protein CpaB, giving the protein MKRAILISVIMGVIAALFSAMYLTSLETKYKKGAQKVNVLVAKDYIDQGTMIAPLITEVISVPKDYLQPRALQSQKDLLNNEAKTIFMSIVPIEKGEQIMTTKLSMLGIDTGISAVIPTGKRAVTHVFDGSIISGIIKPGNKVDIIGVFEYPDKDGHMEQVSKTILQNVLVLSVGKDVIGAVKKSGIKKGEKDLVLEPLESRIPISFAITPEEANFLSIASEKGNITIALRSMGDDVIVETKETRLKDISDKIVPDIKANPQDSKIPGQYIKEMEKRQKEALEMLKKYQKK
- a CDS encoding B12-binding domain-containing radical SAM protein: MKVILTKPNYKSFFVTPPLGLGYLASHLKKENIDTVIIDGLRENLGLKDLTDRILGEKPDVVGINCLSDYYKEVIQLSKLIKQKNIPCIIGGTHPTFLPYQTLLESNADYVICGEGEIPLLKLIKNNLVNDNIPGVISRTNWENSTNIKTKAEIIKNLDDVPFPDWVQINPNKYSAAPLGFLIKNSPLAALVTSRGCPYGCTFCATPNFYDHKIRFRSPENVIEEIKYLTRTFGVKEIHFIDDNLTLDRSRILNICRLLINNNIKISWVCSNGIRADTLDEELVALMKASGCYFVGIGIESANRNILNNIKKGESLDTIINAIRLISKHGIQCQGLFIIGLPGETINTVNETINFAKKHPLTRADFGILNLFPGCKIWEDLPEDLKTKSYKDSKFNSLSLFTDLDRKYLKNIFRKAFISFYFRPRILFAAIRYLRLRQLKYIFRMLFKEYFLIT
- the tadA gene encoding Flp pilus assembly complex ATPase component TadA; amino-acid sequence: MGKVISIFQVKEGLYQTILCLNLAISLAKQTKENCVIIDLSFSGKNEFSTLMDYKPDKSILDIVPLLRKLDSKLIKGYISSHSSGISIITGIENQKKSLLEAGTIAELIFLIASVYPFTLITTSFDYDNQLISILESSDLALLTVSPNLLSLSHANTLLDALKLWHFPLSIVKPVLNKPQKYDMDIKYVEGHLGMQIFHELAYDKDAINISINESKPIVLLWPNNKFSVDINSLAKKMLSSETYSGIVKREKMISNEAILSGGADVNTIGSSNSSIDYIELKQKIHKKLISKLDLKNTDLENLADKHKMEEVKDKTRKIIQDLLANEKKDLSREERYNLVEEMINEVLGLGCLEQFLNNPDITEIMVNGPNDIFVEKKGKIHYTGERFSSEEQLRVIIDRIVSPIGRRVDESSPLVDARLSDGSRVNIIIPPLSLMGPAITIRKFSKKKLIADDLIGFGALTKQMAEFLEMCVKLRKNIVISGGTGSGKTTLLNVTSGFIPEDERIVTIEDSAELKLPQKHVISLESRPPSIEGTGEISIRRLVINALRMRPDRIVVGECRGGETLDMLQAMNTGHDGSLTTIHANSPKDGISRIATMAIMSGTELPDKAIKEQIASAVQVIVQLNRLSDGSRKITEISEITGIKDNEIMLSSIFKFEQTGVSDGKVLGNFISTGNIPTFIVQVETHGLRIDKNIFNKGKLL